Proteins from one Nicotiana tabacum cultivar K326 chromosome 23, ASM71507v2, whole genome shotgun sequence genomic window:
- the LOC142177396 gene encoding uncharacterized protein LOC142177396 gives MNQGQGNAGRGQARVFAFTRQDDQALNAVVRGILSVCSFDALALIDPGSTHSYVSLYFALRFSRQHELLNDPFIVATTIGESLLAEYVYRACQFRVEARNTLADLIVLDMVDFDMLMGMDWLSSCYAIVDCHAKIVKFEIPNEPSFILRGSQVQRFAKLNPL, from the coding sequence ATGAATCAAGGACAAGGAAAtgctggtagaggtcaggcgagagtttttgcatttactagacaGGATGACCAGGCCTTAAATGCAGTGGTTAGAGGTATTCTTTCTGTCTGTTCATTTGATGCacttgcgttgattgatccgggatctactcacTCCTATGTGTCATTGTACTTTGCTTTGAGGTTTAGTAGACAACATGAGCTATTGAATGATCCTTTTATAGTTGCTACTACTATTGGGGAGTCTCTATTAGCTGAATATGTGTATCGTGCGTGTCAGTTTCGGGTTGAGGCTAGAAATACTCTAGCTGACCTTATTGTACTTGATATGGTTGACTTTGACATGttgatgggaatggattggctatcttctTGCTATGCTATCGTCGATTGTCATGCAAAGATAGTTAAGTTTGAGATACCAAACGAACCCAGTTTTATTCTAAGAGGGAGTCAGGTTCAGAGATTTGCAAAGTTGAATCctttatga